A single window of Saccharomyces kudriavzevii IFO 1802 strain IFO1802 genome assembly, chromosome: 16 DNA harbors:
- the MLH3 gene encoding mismatch repair protein MLH3 (similar to Saccharomyces cerevisiae MLH3 (YPL164C); ancestral locus Anc_8.688), with translation MSRKIEKLDSYVLKRLKSQIYASSLASAVREIVQNSVDAHAANINVMIDFSDLSFAVYDDGTGVSRSDLNILASQNYTSKMCKMTDLAAIKTYGYRGDALYSISNVSKLFICSKIKDYNSTWMRKFPSKSVMLSENTEPPVDPFWKVHSWSQRESGTIVVVEEMLHNLPVRRSILKEEPLFKTFNTLKTDMLQILVMHPMVSLNVRYTEKLRGQTEVLFRSRNITEGLTKHQKMSQALRNVFGAIIPPDMLKKVSLKFNDYQIEGIISKIPVRLKDLQFIYINGRRYDDNAFQEYIDSLFRMQDFGNNNLNLLRTKSVGKPYRSHPLFILDVQCPQTVDDLLQDPAKNVIKPSHIRTIEPLIVKTVRSFLMFQGYLSPDQLNESLETVNHSQTVATSTSRQSQVSKCDRVLNSKMKVARVNLYQERSAVGKFKISKSTINYERIKKIRLDSQKSSLQSKLSSDHYDVGIGITRDYDNTENSLTNFSISRSVLADYEVINQVDNKFVLIRCSDQSVYYTPILILVDQHACDERIRLEDLLHNLLTDVLTETFITQDLTNCFIEIDRTEADLFKYYQREFKKWGIIYETINGTLEASLLQIKTLPEILASKYNGDKSYLKMVLLQHANDLKDFKKLPMNLPYLKGNIPIDKFYWWKYSSCVPTVFHEILNSKACRSAIMFGDELSRQECVILIGKLSKCHNPFQCAHGRPSMVPIAELKQKEC, from the coding sequence ATGAGTCGAAAGATTGAGAAGTTGGATTCTTATGTTTTGAAGAGGCTCAAATCTCAAATATACGCAAGTTCATTAGCATCAGCGGTTAGGGAAATAGTCCAAAATTCTGTAGATGCGCATGCGGCCAATATCAATGTCATGATCGACTTTTCCGACTTGAGTTTTGCGGTTTACGATGATGGTACTGGTGTGAGCCGAAGTGACCTGAATATTCTGGCTAGTCAAAATTatacttcaaaaatgtGCAAGATGACTGATCTAGCGGCAATAAAGACGTACGGCTACAGAGGCGACGCCCTATATAGCATTTCCAACGTCTCTAaattatttatttgttCCAAGATCAAAGATTACAACTCTACATGGATGAGAAAATTTCCATCTAAAAGCGTCATGCTAAGTGAGAATACCGAGCCTCCGGTGGATCCTTTTTGGAAAGTCCACtcttggagtcaaagagAATCTGGCactattgttgttgtcgaGGAAATGCTACATAATTTACCGGTTCGGCGCAGCattttgaaggaagaaCCTCTGTTTAAGACCTTCAACACTCTTAAGACGGATATGCTACAGATATTGGTAATGCATCCGATGGTTTCACTTAACGTACGATATACAGAAAAACTAAGAGGCCAGACAGAAGTACTTTTCCGTTCAAGGAATATAACCGAGGGATTAACAAAGCACCAGAAGATGTCTCAAGCATTAAGGAATGTGTTTGGGGCAATAATACCACCAGATATGCTCAAGAAAGTTTCCTTGAAATTTAACGATTATCAAATTGAGGGTATTATATCCAAGATTCCTGTCCGATTGAAAGATCTGCaattcatatatatcaaTGGTAGACGTTATGACGACAACGCGTTCCAAGAATATATCGATTCTTTATTTCGAATGCAGGATTTTGGTAAcaataatttgaatttacTTAGAACTAAAAGTGTGGGAAAACCTTATCGATCACACCCTCTTTTCATTCTTGATGTACAATGTCCTCAGACCGTTGATGATCTGTTACAGGATCCTGCCAAGAACGTTATAAAGCCTTCTCATATTCGCACCATTGAACCATTAATTGTCAAGACTGTTCGTTCCTTTTTAATGTTCCAGGGCTACTTATCTCCTGATCAACTGAATGAATCACTGGAAACAGTCAATCATTCACAGACAGTTGCAACATCCACAAGCAGACAAAGCCAAGTAAGCAAATGTGATCGAGTGTTAaactcaaaaatgaaagttGCACGCGTCAATCTGTATCAAGAAAGATCTGCTGTCGGTAAGTTTAAAATAAGTAAAAGCACAATAAACTAtgaaagaatcaaaaaaataagactTGACAGCCAGAAATCAAGTTTGCAGAGCAAGCTCTCTTCTGATCACTATGATGTTGGTATTGGTATCACACGTGACTATGACAATACAGAAAACAGTTTAACgaatttttccatatcCAGATCTGTTCTGGCAGATTATGAAGTGATTAATCAAGTGGATAATAAATTCGTTCTCATACGATGTTCAGACCAATCTGTTTATTATACCCCGATCTTGATTTTAGTTGACCAACATGCTTGTGATGAGAGGATACGCTTAGAAGACTTGCTTCATAATCTATTAACGGACGTATTAACAGAAACTTTCATCACACAAGACTTGACTAATTGCTTCATTGAAATCGATCGTACCGAAGCTGATTTATTCAAGTATTATCAACGCGAATTCAAAAAGTGGGGAATCATCTATGAAACCATCAATGGCACATTAGAGGCGTCCCTTTTGCAAATTAAAACGTTGCCTGAAATATTAGCATCCAAATATAACGGAGATAAGAGCTACTTAAAAATGGTCTTACTGCAACATGCCAATGActtgaaagatttcaagaaacttCCAATGAATCTGCCCTATCTGAAAGGTAATATCccaattgataaattttattGGTGGAAGTATTCAAGCTGCGTTCCAACAGTCTTTCACGAAATCCTTAACAGTAAGGCATGTAGGTCAGCAATTATGTTTGGGGATGAACTAAGTCGACAAGAGTGCGTCATTTTAATTGGCAAACTTTCTAAATGTCACAATCCATTCCAATGCGCCCACGGAAGACCTTCTATGGTGCCAATTGCGGAGTTGAAGCAAAAAGAATGTTGA
- the ATG29 gene encoding Atg29p (similar to Saccharomyces cerevisiae ATG29 (YPL166W); ancestral locus Anc_8.693): MNSKNTVVYVKIKGKRPEGFADPPKFEWNGTKEGQLWAMVSNLNYAQDQIDWQNLSKILETPEFFLRKRTYKLFAKHLELLQIQLDKKRDLEKFSNVQVNEGMFDVLHNYMPTLNDGILTNVPTSPPGTKRETSEELDAEVTKEALQHLQTSKILNIHKSKSSNEKNVESNLSKDDLEKDSDRDSSDGNLSSSLSVSKSALEEALMDRLQF; this comes from the coding sequence ATGAATAGTAAAAATACAGTTGTTTATGTCAAGATTAAAGGTAAAAGACCAGAGGGGTTCGCAGATCCTCCAAAATTTGAGTGGAATGGTACAAAGGAGGGTCAACTCTGGGCAATGGTATCGAATTTGAATTATGCACAAGACCAAATAGATTGGCAAAACCTGTCAAAAATACTTGAAACACCggaattttttctaagAAAGAGGACGTATAAGCTGTTTGCCAAACATTTAGAGCTTTTACAGATACAATTAGATAAGAAAAGGGATCTTGAgaagttttcaaatgttCAAGTAAATGAAGGGATGTTTGATGTGTTACATAATTATATGCCTACTTTAAACGATGGTATTTTAACAAATGTACCGACAAGCCCACCGGGTACGAAAAGGGAGACTTCGGAAGAACTCGACGCAGAAGTGACGAAAGAGGCTCTACAACATTTGCAAACttctaaaattttgaaCATTCACAAGTCAAAGTCAAGTAATGAGAAGAACGTTGAATCTAACTTATCTAAAGATGATCTTGAGAAGGACTCAGACCGCGATAGCTCAGATGGCAACTTGTCTTCGAGTTTGAGCGTCAGTAAATCTGCATTAGAGGAAGCGTTAATGGACAGGCTGCAATTCTGA
- the SET6 gene encoding Set6p (similar to Saccharomyces cerevisiae SET6 (YPL165C); ancestral locus Anc_8.692), whose protein sequence is MTIDEDVHAISPYFEVRQTAWGGRACFSNGNIPKGTTVLKVANSTGISISYEFRKEVCHNCFAYDNARTMKYKLNYDCVKNLIPPDANCKINPKKFLGAGLWFCSEYCRSSYLQKPNIIELVECYELLLCHFPNMLKRYNTDIEQENKLNSISISESIIQSAWDEIESNWIPRIDHMKPTKKVSQLPAISEDEYCCIRFVCESLFNLKHMERQCITYRAFNMLQSNELSKISKFPVLLHFQKLVFQTLYILLPSHTGKMLTIPLLRHILGTEYGNAFGLWQEGEAAESREYFGYWVFPEASYFNHSCTPNVTKYRKGNIMLFNVNTDIKKNEQICIDYSGVLELPTVKRRKFLADSWFFDCACERCKSELQPVH, encoded by the coding sequence atgacCATTGATGAGGACGTGCATGCAATTTCCCCGTACTTCGAGGTCAGGCAAACTGCGTGGGGTGGTAGGGCTTGTTTTAGTAACGGTAATATTCCTAAGGGAACAACAGTCTTGAAAGTTGCTAATTCTACAGGAATATCCATTTCCTATGAATTCAGAAAGGAAGTTTGTCACAATTGCTTCGCATATGATAATGCGAGAACCATGAAGTACAAACTTAATTATGATTGcgtcaaaaatttgatcCCGCCTGATGCAAATTGCAAGATCAACCCCAAAAAATTTCTAGGCGCCGGACTATGGTTCTGTTCAGAATATTGCAGGAGCTCttatcttcaaaaaccGAATATTATTGAACTAGTTGAATGCTATGAACTATTGTTGTGccattttccaaatatGCTAAAAAGATATAATACTGACATCGAGCAGGAGAATAAACTGAACTCCATCTCAATTTCTGAAAGCATCATACAATCTGCATgggatgaaattgaaagtAATTGGATACCGCGTATCGACCACATGAAACCAACCAAGAAAGTAAGCCAATTACCAGCCATTTCAGAAGATGAGTATTGCTGCATAAGGTTTGTATGTGAAAGTTTGTTCAATCTGAAACACATGGAGCGTCAGTGTATAACATATCGAGCCTTTAACATGCTACAATCAAATGAGCTTAgtaaaatatcaaaatttcCTGTCTTACTACACTTCCAAAAATTAGTGTTCCAAACACTCTACATTCTGTTGCCTTCACATACGGGTAAAATGCTCACCATACCATTGTTGAGACACATCTTGGGCACAGAATACGGGAATGCATTCGGTCTGTGGCAAGAAGGTGAAGCTGCTGAGAGCAGGGAGTATTTTGGATACTGGGTATTCCCAGAGGCCTCCTACTTCAACCACTCTTGTACTCCTAATGTGACGAAATATCGTAAGGGTAATATAATGCTGTTCAATGTAAATACAGACATCAAGAAGAACGAGCAGATTTGCATAGATTATTCCGGAGTATTGGAACTGCCAACTGTAAAACGTCGGAAGTTTTTGGCCGACAGCTGGTTCTTTGATTGTGCTTGTGAAAGATGTAAGTCAGAATTGCAGCCTGTCCATTAA